From Dendropsophus ebraccatus isolate aDenEbr1 chromosome 2, aDenEbr1.pat, whole genome shotgun sequence, a single genomic window includes:
- the LOC138784687 gene encoding probable G-protein coupled receptor 141, with translation MVHLNETNKTTCFIQPDTASGILITIYTTVIIGGTIGIFIMVFLLCRTNTRSMTITAIINLLLIHGIFILTVPFRIAYYIQKKWIFDFSFCRFISSMVHIHMYLSFIFYVALLIIRYVSYFKQKDKIEFYRTMHSVVASATVWIIMSLVVFPAFFLQYGTDKEKYPSDQCFYFHKEIDKPFVFIVNYITVAVIFLVVCVLLIVQIFILVKIAKKLKRTALEHQEFWAQLKSLFFILVMIICFFPHHMFRIYFVHHTRDCFYYNEIFLGITALSCLDLLLFAVQTYFQKVFQHMTCLLKCL, from the coding sequence ATGGTTCATTTGAATGAAACCAACAAGACTACCTGTTTTATACAACCTGATACAGCAAGTGGAATCCTCATCACTATCTATACTACAGTAATCATTGGTGGGACCATTGGAATCTTTATAATGGTATTTCTGTTATGTAGAACCAACACACGTTCTATGACAATCACTGCAATTATCAACCTACTACTAATCCATGGCATCTTCATCCTCACTGTTCCTTTCCGTATTGCCTATTACATTCAGAAAAAATGGATATTTGACTTTTCCTTTTGCAGGTTCATAAGCTCTATGGTACATATCCACATGTATCTttcatttatattttatgttGCTTTGCTCATCATACGCTATGTAAGCTACTTCAAACAAAAAGACAAGATTGAGTTCTACAGGACAATGCATTCTGTGGTGGCCAGTGCCACTGTATGGATTATTATGTCACTTGTTGTTTTCCCAGCGTTCTTCCTCCAGTATGGTACAGATAAAGAAAAATATCCTTCTGATCAGTGTTTCTATTTTCACAAGGAAATCGACAAACCTTTTGTGTTCATTGTGAATTACATTACAGTTGCAGTAATTTTCCTTGTGGTATGTGTTCTTCTCATTGTACAAATCTTCATCCTTGTGAAGATTGCAAAGAAACTGAAACGCACGGCTTTAGAGCATCAAGAGTTCTGGGCTCAGCTGAAGAGTTTATTTTTCATTTTGGTTATGatcatttgtttttttcctcATCACATGTTTCGAATCTACTTTGTACATCACACCAGAGACTGCTTCTATTACAATGAGATTTTCCTAGGCATTACAGCACTTAGCTGTTTGGATCTTCTGTTATTTGCAGTACAAACCTATTTCCAGAAAGTTTTTCAGCATATGACATGCTTATTAAAATGTCTGTGA